DNA from Armatimonadota bacterium:
TGACGCTGCTGGCCGCCGTCCTCCTCCTCGTCGTGCTGGGAGGCTTCGCGCTGCTCAGCGCGGCCACGGGGTTGCACCTGGGCCCGCGGGCGGTGCTGGTCCTCCTGCTGACCATCGGCCCGCTGGCCGGCGCCGCCGCGCTCGGGCTCGCCGTGGCGGGCGCGGTGCGCCGGGCGCGGCCGGCCGTGCTGGCTGTGCTGGCGCTGGCCCTGGCGGGTGTGGGGCTGCAGGTCGCCCACGAGGTGCTGGCCCGCCTCCCCACGCCGGACTTCCACGTCAGCCCGGTCCAGGTGGTGCGCTGGACGGCGTTCCTGCTGTCACGGGTGACGGGATGGGCCCTGCCCTTCGGCTATGTCGACCGGCTGATGGCCGCGGTGCTGCGCGGGGATGCCGCGCAGGCCCTTCCCGCCGCCCTGGCTCCCTGGCTCTACACCGCGGTGTTGTTGGCTGTCGGGACCATCGCGCTGGAGCGCACCGGGGTGCGGCGGTGAGGCGGCTTCCCCTCGCCCGGTGCCTGGCGGCTGTGGTCCTGGCCTGTCTGGTGGGCGCGGGGGCGGCGGCGGCCCAGGTCCCGCGCCGGGAACACCGCTTCGTCTACGGCGTGAACGCCTTCGCCTGGGACGGGTACGTCGGCGGCCTGTCGGCGCTGCCGGGGTATGCCATCTACCTGCTGGCGGGGCGGCCCAGCGTCGTGGGCGCGCGGGAGACCCTCGTCTACTACTGGCCCATCACCGGCGAATACCGGGCGGACTGGGACACGATGAACGTGCCGGTGGCCGGCACGCTGGAGGTGTGGGAGGGCAGCCGGCTGGTGCGACAGCTGAGGCCGCTGCCCTACGTCATCC
Protein-coding regions in this window:
- a CDS encoding ABC transporter permease subunit; translated protein: MGILASRRVIPAAPDRWLRWPPVAAMVRLDLLTALTSLTPYATAAAVLALAALLLQNDLHRIREDGLLVRGEPFTLPLAAAGVLLAVVLATWAALAVARDREQGAVELLCYGPVSPAAYLLARLAGLTLLAAVLLLVVLGGFALLSAATGLHLGPRAVLVLLLTIGPLAGAAALGLAVAGAVRRARPAVLAVLALALAGVGLQVAHEVLARLPTPDFHVSPVQVVRWTAFLLSRVTGWALPFGYVDRLMAAVLRGDAAQALPAALAPWLYTAVLLAVGTIALERTGVRR